The following coding sequences are from one Lipingzhangella halophila window:
- the mhpA gene encoding bifunctional 3-(3-hydroxy-phenyl)propionate/3-hydroxycinnamic acid hydroxylase MhpA, with product MTIPVVIVGAGPTGLTAAALLGQYGVECLVLDRWEQVYPRPRAVHLDDEVYRLLARLGLGEEFAAISWPCRGLRLVDRDLRVLAQFRRGAEQGRHGYPEANMFDQPDLEAILRTGLDRQGRATIRGNTEVTGLSQLGSGGVRIEVTDRVTGAQDTVLADYVLGCDGANSLVRSAIGSSMRDLKFDQRWLVVDVATDADLAQWEGVHQVCDPRRAATYMRIGRRRYRWEFRLEPGETAAGYRDLDRLHALVAPWTRNIPVQELEIVRAADYTFRAQIADRWRDRRVFLLGDAAHLTPPFIGQGVGAGLRDAANLAWKLAGVLAGTLRASVLDSYEIERKPHARSLIRLAKLTGNAMTNGGEVANLLRAVLLPRLHLVPGLKNRILSSETPPLRRSELIMAPTLGRGLAGRLCPNALLEDGRRFDDVAGGRFAVVTLDNPATETRVELEQRGVQLVTVGAGSALHRWLRHAHARTALVRPDGTVSRVGRDLSALGAAIPVFPRSALES from the coding sequence CGGCCTCACGGCGGCGGCACTGCTTGGTCAGTACGGCGTCGAGTGCCTGGTGCTCGACCGATGGGAGCAGGTCTATCCGCGGCCCCGCGCGGTCCACCTCGACGACGAGGTCTACCGGCTGCTGGCCCGCCTGGGCCTTGGCGAGGAGTTCGCCGCGATCTCCTGGCCCTGCCGAGGGCTGCGGTTGGTCGACCGGGACCTGCGTGTCCTGGCGCAGTTCCGGCGTGGTGCGGAACAGGGCCGGCACGGCTACCCCGAGGCGAACATGTTCGACCAGCCGGACCTGGAGGCGATTCTGCGGACCGGCCTCGATCGACAAGGCCGCGCGACCATCCGCGGCAACACCGAGGTCACCGGCCTGTCCCAGCTCGGATCAGGCGGTGTGCGCATCGAGGTGACCGACCGTGTCACCGGGGCACAGGACACTGTCCTCGCCGACTACGTGCTCGGATGCGACGGGGCCAACAGCCTGGTGCGGAGCGCGATCGGCTCCTCGATGCGGGACCTGAAGTTCGACCAGCGTTGGCTGGTGGTCGATGTGGCCACCGACGCCGATCTCGCGCAGTGGGAGGGCGTGCACCAGGTGTGCGACCCGCGGCGGGCCGCGACCTACATGCGGATCGGCCGGAGGCGCTACCGCTGGGAGTTCCGGCTGGAACCAGGGGAGACAGCCGCCGGCTATCGCGATCTCGACCGGTTGCACGCCCTCGTCGCTCCCTGGACAAGGAATATCCCGGTTCAGGAGCTGGAGATCGTCCGTGCGGCTGACTACACCTTCCGTGCCCAGATCGCCGATCGCTGGCGCGATCGCCGGGTGTTCCTGCTGGGCGATGCGGCGCACCTCACCCCTCCGTTCATCGGGCAGGGAGTGGGCGCCGGGCTGCGGGACGCGGCCAACCTCGCTTGGAAACTGGCCGGGGTGCTCGCCGGAACCCTGCGCGCATCCGTGCTCGACAGCTACGAGATCGAACGCAAGCCGCATGCCCGGTCGCTGATCCGGTTGGCCAAGCTCACCGGCAACGCGATGACCAATGGAGGTGAGGTCGCCAACCTCCTGCGCGCGGTACTCCTGCCGCGGCTGCACCTGGTACCAGGCCTCAAGAACCGGATCCTCAGCAGTGAGACACCACCCCTGCGCCGATCCGAGCTCATCATGGCGCCGACCCTGGGGCGCGGTCTGGCCGGGCGGCTCTGCCCGAACGCCCTGCTCGAGGACGGCCGCAGGTTCGACGACGTCGCCGGTGGACGCTTCGCCGTCGTCACCCTGGACAACCCGGCAACGGAAACGCGTGTCGAGTTGGAGCAACGCGGCGTGCAGCTGGTGACGGTCGGCGCCGGTTCCGCACTGCACCGCTGGCTGCGCCACGCACATGCCCGCACCGCACTCGTCCGTCCTGACGGCACCGTGTCGCGCGTCGGCCGCGACCTGTCCGCCCTCGGCGCCGCCATCCCGGTCTTCCCCCGCTCGGCACTGGAGTCGTGA
- a CDS encoding cytochrome P450: protein MVWLRKHKVYALPRYAECKAVLLDDTTFISGEGVALNRIANRTGRGTTLFSDGDDHARRRAQVAHRLTPRALRAMSDSVERRAAEVVDAALPRRAVDGVEMATALPMSVVPDLVGWPEHGREHLLRWAGAAFDALGPINRQSVKTLPAALGMVRFAHRVVRKQTVIAGSMGDDILRAAGDGAIPPTECATLMIDYLAPSLDTTISAISNALYLFAQHPDQWRLLKEDPGLIPNAVNEVVRYASPLRAFARTAARDSEVAGTAIPKGARLLVLYASANRDPRAWDEPDTFDIRRGAARQLGFGHGTHGCAGQGLARLEMSTMLRTLVERVDRIEITGTPERALNNIIHRFERLPLELFPA from the coding sequence GTGGTGTGGCTGCGCAAGCACAAGGTTTACGCTCTGCCGCGCTACGCCGAGTGCAAGGCCGTCCTGCTGGACGACACCACTTTCATTTCTGGTGAGGGTGTCGCGCTCAACCGCATCGCCAACCGGACAGGCCGCGGCACCACGCTCTTCAGCGACGGCGACGATCACGCACGCCGCCGCGCGCAGGTCGCGCACCGGCTCACTCCGCGGGCGCTGCGTGCCATGAGCGACAGTGTCGAACGGCGGGCCGCCGAGGTCGTCGACGCCGCCCTCCCGCGGCGGGCCGTGGACGGGGTGGAGATGGCCACGGCGCTGCCGATGTCGGTCGTCCCCGACCTCGTCGGCTGGCCCGAACACGGACGCGAGCACCTGCTGCGCTGGGCCGGTGCGGCGTTCGACGCCTTGGGCCCGATTAACCGGCAATCGGTGAAGACGCTTCCCGCAGCCCTGGGCATGGTGCGTTTCGCTCATCGCGTCGTCCGCAAGCAGACCGTCATTGCGGGCAGCATGGGTGATGACATCCTCCGCGCCGCCGGGGACGGCGCCATCCCGCCCACCGAATGCGCGACCTTGATGATCGACTACCTGGCGCCGTCGCTGGACACCACGATCAGTGCGATATCCAACGCCCTGTACTTGTTCGCGCAGCATCCCGATCAGTGGCGACTACTCAAAGAGGACCCCGGCCTCATTCCGAACGCGGTCAACGAGGTTGTCCGCTACGCATCACCCCTGCGAGCCTTCGCGCGCACGGCGGCTCGCGACAGCGAGGTCGCCGGCACGGCGATCCCGAAAGGCGCACGCCTTCTGGTCCTCTACGCCTCCGCGAACCGTGACCCACGCGCGTGGGACGAGCCGGACACCTTCGACATCCGCCGTGGTGCCGCCCGCCAGCTCGGCTTCGGGCACGGCACCCACGGCTGCGCGGGTCAGGGACTCGCCCGGCTGGAAATGTCGACGATGCTGCGCACCCTGGTCGAGCGCGTGGACCGGATCGAAATCACCGGCACGCCGGAGCGCGCGCTCAACAACATCATTCACCGCTTCGAGCGGCTGCCGCTCGAACTCTTCCCGGCCTGA
- a CDS encoding ferredoxin encodes MKISGDYDRCEGHGLCAEQAPAVFSLNHDAELNYRFEGTEVPAEQAESARGAATSCPVAALRVLP; translated from the coding sequence ATGAAGATCTCTGGCGACTACGACCGTTGCGAAGGCCACGGACTGTGCGCCGAGCAGGCCCCCGCCGTGTTCAGCCTGAACCACGACGCCGAACTCAACTACCGATTCGAGGGGACCGAGGTGCCCGCCGAGCAGGCGGAATCGGCGCGAGGGGCCGCCACCTCGTGCCCCGTGGCAGCGCTGCGGGTACTCCCATAA
- a CDS encoding VOC family protein, protein MGADERSPLAPPTSEPLVPDTLAHWVIKTARPKEMIDWYGEVFGARVVHEDNRIAFLTWDHESHRLALVKVPGLLRLLFPLARFRRKIYGIDHLALTYDSLERLLLNHERLRRVGIQPVWAINHGPTTSLYYEDPDGTRLEFQVENFPTPAETADFFARPEFEHNPIGTDIDPSYLLERLRSGAPAGDLLAPGAGTRPGTRPRANTRAITFRTL, encoded by the coding sequence ATGGGTGCCGACGAAAGAAGCCCCCTGGCACCACCGACGAGCGAGCCGCTTGTGCCCGACACCCTGGCGCACTGGGTGATCAAGACGGCGCGGCCGAAGGAGATGATCGACTGGTATGGCGAGGTTTTCGGTGCCCGCGTGGTGCACGAGGACAACCGCATCGCATTCCTGACCTGGGACCACGAAAGTCACCGTCTCGCGCTGGTGAAGGTGCCGGGGCTCCTGCGGTTGCTGTTCCCGCTGGCCCGGTTTCGCCGCAAGATCTACGGAATCGATCACCTGGCGTTGACCTACGACTCGCTCGAACGGCTGCTACTGAACCACGAACGGCTGCGGCGCGTGGGCATCCAACCGGTGTGGGCGATCAATCACGGCCCCACCACGTCGCTGTACTACGAGGATCCCGACGGCACGCGACTGGAGTTCCAGGTCGAGAACTTCCCCACACCAGCAGAAACCGCCGACTTCTTCGCCCGCCCCGAGTTCGAGCACAACCCGATCGGCACCGACATCGACCCCAGCTATCTACTCGAACGGCTGCGCTCCGGGGCACCCGCGGGCGACCTCCTCGCGCCAGGAGCGGGCACCCGCCCAGGCACCCGGCCACGCGCCAACACACGCGCCATCACCTTCCGGACCCTCTAG
- a CDS encoding FAD-dependent monooxygenase, with protein sequence MKNRPNPAVAIVGAGAAGATLALLLARHNIATVLLERREQPLLHPAAHVLNGRSFEIWAQASPQLVDDLSAIVPPVDTVNVIRWSTRLSDPPLGEIDLLSDPDQLARVRSHSPYLVSHVGQHQLMPLLWRALEREPLVDFRTASGVVSIADPHGTPTLQLTTGEQITTRHLVAADGAHSTVRNGLGIPMHGPVLAKMGSVFFHAPGLHPPHDRPLLTWIYQPRFSGVLLAHAENHYVLMTAYLHRGQQIARDSDRYWRRLLPQVLGRDVDWTIRSTGTWTMTSQTAGTFRAGNVLLAGDAAHCFPHTGGYGLNSGVQDAHNLAWKLAALVSGRARACLLDTYETERRPVVGRFAAQSVANHFRLDDVTRPIGVTNRSVQAVTAVFDRPPLRWMPNRLLGRVGELLTRAGTARAASAIGNGRRATRTRARMAEAIPGQLEHFVSTGLEFGYRYGGPLIADDPPATPADLPARTGDVIDYRPTTRPGARVPHAVLDVGDRQRNVHDLLSPAGLTVFTPDADAWQALLASTPGNAVVTAVVPLRAHTAETQPRLIDLFDVGTSGAVAVRPDGHVLWRSARPASDAVGDLMDTVRRTWLRFLHYTPQTDRLSGKPAAHNTVSTTARRTHHEDRGP encoded by the coding sequence ATGAAGAACCGACCGAACCCGGCTGTGGCGATCGTGGGCGCCGGAGCCGCAGGCGCGACGCTGGCCTTGCTGCTCGCCCGCCACAACATTGCGACAGTCCTGCTGGAACGGCGTGAGCAGCCCCTGCTCCACCCGGCGGCACACGTGCTCAACGGACGGTCGTTCGAGATCTGGGCACAGGCGTCGCCGCAGTTGGTGGACGACCTCAGCGCGATCGTGCCACCCGTCGACACCGTCAACGTAATCCGCTGGTCCACGCGCCTGTCCGACCCCCCACTTGGCGAGATCGACCTGCTCTCCGACCCCGACCAACTCGCTCGCGTGCGCAGTCACAGCCCCTACCTCGTCTCCCACGTCGGCCAGCACCAGCTGATGCCCCTGTTGTGGCGCGCACTGGAGCGCGAACCGCTGGTCGACTTCCGCACCGCCAGCGGCGTCGTCTCGATCGCCGATCCGCACGGCACTCCGACCCTGCAGCTCACCACCGGCGAGCAGATCACGACGCGCCACCTCGTAGCGGCCGACGGCGCCCACAGCACGGTGCGCAACGGGCTTGGCATCCCCATGCACGGCCCGGTCCTGGCCAAAATGGGCAGTGTCTTCTTCCACGCTCCCGGACTGCACCCACCCCACGACCGGCCGCTGCTGACCTGGATCTACCAGCCGCGATTCAGCGGCGTCCTCCTCGCACACGCCGAGAACCACTACGTGCTCATGACCGCCTACCTGCACCGCGGCCAGCAGATCGCCCGCGACAGCGACCGCTACTGGCGCCGCCTGCTACCCCAGGTCCTGGGCCGCGACGTCGACTGGACCATCCGCTCCACCGGCACCTGGACGATGACCTCACAGACCGCCGGTACCTTCCGCGCAGGCAACGTGTTGCTCGCCGGCGACGCCGCCCACTGCTTCCCCCACACCGGAGGCTACGGCCTCAACAGCGGCGTCCAGGACGCCCACAACCTCGCCTGGAAACTGGCCGCGCTCGTCAGCGGGCGTGCCAGGGCGTGCTTGCTCGACACCTACGAGACCGAGCGGCGCCCCGTCGTCGGACGCTTCGCCGCCCAGAGCGTGGCCAACCACTTCCGGCTCGACGACGTCACCCGCCCGATCGGTGTGACCAACCGGTCTGTGCAGGCCGTGACCGCCGTGTTCGACCGCCCGCCGCTGCGATGGATGCCAAACCGGCTGCTGGGCCGCGTCGGAGAACTGCTCACCCGCGCCGGCACCGCACGAGCCGCCTCGGCGATCGGAAACGGACGCCGGGCGACCCGGACCCGCGCGCGCATGGCGGAGGCGATCCCGGGCCAGCTCGAGCATTTCGTCTCGACCGGCTTGGAATTCGGATACCGCTACGGCGGTCCTCTGATCGCGGACGACCCCCCAGCGACACCCGCGGACCTCCCGGCGCGTACCGGCGACGTCATCGACTACCGGCCCACGACCCGGCCCGGCGCCCGTGTCCCGCATGCGGTGCTCGATGTTGGCGACCGGCAGCGGAACGTGCACGACCTGCTGTCTCCGGCAGGACTCACCGTATTCACCCCCGACGCCGACGCTTGGCAGGCCCTGCTCGCCTCGACACCGGGAAACGCCGTGGTCACCGCCGTCGTCCCGTTGCGCGCCCACACCGCTGAGACGCAGCCACGTCTGATCGACCTGTTCGACGTGGGGACCAGCGGTGCTGTCGCGGTCCGCCCTGACGGTCACGTCCTGTGGCGATCCGCCCGCCCGGCATCAGACGCCGTCGGCGACTTGATGGACACCGTGCGCCGCACCTGGCTGCGGTTCCTGCACTACACGCCGCAGACCGACCGGTTGTCCGGGAAGCCGGCCGCGCATAACACCGTCTCCACGACCGCCCGCCGCACACACCACGAGGACCGAGGACCATGA
- a CDS encoding methyltransferase encodes MTTQAPRPHLPIGELLWAPVVHGVQLVPGGGDGTLIAAILCANPGTRGILFDTAEGLAQAPARLDEAGVADRCALSTGDFFRGVATGADYYLLKSVVHDWDDERAGVVLSHIRAAIPDRGRLLIIEPVLAEITTADGSPGLYLSDLNMLVNVGGRERTLEEFRHLCADSGFTLTRTVPLPPSTGFSIIEARPS; translated from the coding sequence ATGACCACGCAGGCCCCCAGGCCACACCTGCCGATCGGCGAACTCCTCTGGGCGCCGGTAGTCCACGGTGTGCAGCTGGTGCCCGGCGGCGGGGACGGCACGCTGATCGCCGCGATCCTGTGCGCCAACCCGGGTACGCGCGGGATCCTGTTCGACACCGCCGAAGGGCTGGCGCAGGCGCCAGCCCGCCTCGACGAGGCCGGTGTCGCCGACCGCTGCGCCCTCAGCACCGGCGACTTCTTCCGGGGCGTGGCTACCGGAGCCGACTACTACCTGCTCAAGAGCGTTGTCCATGACTGGGACGACGAGCGCGCGGGCGTGGTCCTCTCGCACATCCGTGCCGCGATCCCGGATCGGGGACGCCTGTTGATCATCGAACCGGTCCTGGCCGAAATCACCACGGCGGATGGCTCGCCTGGCCTCTACCTCAGCGATCTGAACATGCTGGTCAACGTCGGCGGTCGCGAGCGCACGCTCGAGGAGTTTCGCCACCTGTGCGCCGACAGCGGCTTCACCCTCACCCGGACAGTGCCGTTGCCGCCGTCCACCGGGTTCAGCATCATCGAAGCACGGCCGTCCTAG
- a CDS encoding alpha/beta hydrolase fold domain-containing protein, whose product MSVLGTPWVAAAAARTMQALAAGALSVAARRRGPVFPKFAGTTREITVPTSIAPARAVVYRPCGPDPTPPVHVNFHGGGYVMRGIGLDDPLCRYMAAEAGVVVVNVDYAVAPQHRFPEPPRQAFEVIRWVAEHGARQGWDGARLTVGGQSAGGGLAAAVARQALEQGGPEIALQVLHYAPLDLVTPAKEKRAAIARPMLRPWMGEIFDNAYVPDPAVRADRLVSPAHPGDTDDLTGIAPALLLTCEYDRLRADGERYAQRLGQVGALVQHHDVAGADHAYDMRDTEKARRTYALIAHRIDQAVRPPTPDP is encoded by the coding sequence ATGTCGGTTCTGGGTACTCCGTGGGTCGCGGCGGCCGCGGCGCGGACGATGCAGGCTCTGGCGGCGGGCGCCTTGAGCGTGGCCGCTCGGCGCAGGGGGCCGGTGTTCCCGAAGTTCGCGGGGACTACGCGGGAAATCACGGTCCCGACGTCGATCGCTCCGGCACGCGCGGTCGTCTACCGTCCCTGCGGCCCGGATCCGACCCCGCCGGTACACGTCAACTTCCACGGCGGCGGCTACGTCATGCGCGGGATCGGCCTCGACGACCCGCTGTGCCGCTACATGGCCGCCGAGGCCGGTGTGGTGGTCGTCAACGTCGACTACGCCGTAGCGCCGCAGCACCGGTTCCCCGAACCGCCCCGCCAGGCCTTCGAGGTCATCCGATGGGTCGCCGAGCACGGCGCGCGACAGGGCTGGGACGGCGCCCGGCTGACGGTGGGCGGCCAGAGCGCGGGCGGCGGGCTCGCGGCGGCAGTGGCACGCCAAGCCCTGGAACAGGGCGGACCAGAAATCGCCCTGCAGGTGCTGCACTATGCGCCGCTGGACCTGGTGACGCCGGCCAAAGAGAAGCGCGCGGCCATCGCCAGGCCAATGCTCCGGCCGTGGATGGGCGAGATCTTCGACAACGCCTACGTGCCGGATCCGGCCGTGCGCGCCGACCGCCTGGTCTCACCCGCCCACCCGGGTGACACCGACGACCTCACCGGAATCGCCCCAGCCCTGCTCCTGACATGCGAATACGACCGGCTCCGCGCCGACGGCGAGCGCTACGCCCAGCGGCTCGGCCAGGTCGGCGCGCTGGTGCAGCACCACGACGTGGCAGGGGCCGACCACGCCTACGACATGCGCGACACCGAGAAGGCCCGCCGGACCTACGCGTTGATCGCCCACCGGATCGATCAGGCTGTCCGGCCGCCGACACCGGATCCCTGA